The Bombus terrestris chromosome 4, iyBomTerr1.2, whole genome shotgun sequence genome has a window encoding:
- the LOC100644275 gene encoding TBC1 domain family member 15 isoform X4: protein MQKDGTTYVAFFQLSNAESFVNSLKGFIKFVKSRTNRNLYIVVDEVQSVLSKSFAELDLFQENTSDYVWKFVKNLHNRPYETTLEAFSKLADICLYKDPAKRPVEEAVADILNNSFTIDVPPLPVSVGSGEEYEMIGEHELGVVLPPRPACPRGTPLSQEQWNKYKDPEERILNPQEVKEIIFHGGIVPSLRFEVWKFLLNYYPWNSTHIERLELKKKKTDEYFMMKLQWKSMTPVQENNFSDYRDRKSLIEKDVNRTDRTHPYYSGDNNPHLAQLYDILMTYVMYNFDLGYVQGMSDLLSPILCLMESEVDAFWCFVGFMNKVSTNFEIDQAGMKAQLCQLYTLLSTTDPQLAHYLNKHDSGNMFFCFRWLLVLFKREFNAVDIMRLWEVLWTDLPCKNFHLLLCAAILDTERNVLMENRYGLTEILKYTLQHINDLSHHIELPWALSKAEGIYCQLMSVADQLPDNVRVIIGLEPMNKTSPISEIENGEASGHNLVIDGADEADSNSRRDSTESGNINFEDNEVLFERGLNLSYM from the exons ATGCAAAAGGATGGTACTACCTATGTTGCCTTCTTCCAGCTATCTAATGCTGAAAGTTTTGTAAATTCTCTAAAaggatttattaaatttgtaaagtcTCGTACAAACAGAAATTTGTACATTGTAGTGGATGAGGTCCAATCAGTACTAAGTAAATCATTTGCTGAATTGGACTTATTTCAAGAGAACACTTCAGATTATGTttggaaatttgtaaaaaatttacataacCGTCCATATGAAACAACACTGGAAGCATTTAGTAAACTGGCAGATATCTGCT TATACAAAGACCCTGCTAAACGTCCAGTCGAAGAAGCAGTTGcggatatattaaataattcttttacaaTTGATGTTCCTCCTCTACCAGTATCAGTAGGTTCTGGGGAGGAATATGAAATGATTGGGGAACATGAATTGGGTGTAGTATTACCCCCAAGACCAGCTTGTCCGAGAG GTACTCCACTGTCACAAGAGCAGTGGAACAAATATAAGGATCCGgaagaaagaattttaaatcCTCAAGAagtgaaagaaattatttttcatggg ggTATTGTACCATCATTACGTTTCGAAGtgtggaaatttttattaaattattatccaTGGAATTCTACGCATATTGAAAGGTTAGaacttaaaaaaaagaagactgaTGAATACTTCATGATGAAATTACAATGGAAGTCAATGACGCCTGTACAAGAGAATAATTTCTCTGATTACCGAGATCGAAAGAGTTTGATAG aaaaggaTGTGAATAGAACAGATAGAACGCATCCGTACTACTCGGGTGATAACAATCCTCATTTAGCACAATTATATGATATTCTTATGACCTATGTAATGTACAATTTTGATTTGGGATACGTTCAAGGCATGAGCGATCTTCTGAGTCCTATTTTATGTTTAATGGAAAGTGAGGTTGATGCGTTTTGGTGCTTTGTTGGTTTTATGAACAAAGTG AGTACCAATTTTGAAATAGACCAAGCTGGGATGAAGGCCCAATTGTGCCAATTATATACTCTTCTGAGTACTACAGATCCACAATTAGCACATTACTTGAATAAGCACGATTCAGGAAATATGTTCTTTTGCTTTCGTTGGCTTTTGGTACTATTTAAAAGAGAATTCAACGCGGTTGATATAATGAGATTATGGGAAGTATTATGGACTGATTTACCATGTAAGAATTTCCATCTCCTTTTATGCGCAGCTATTTTGGATACAGAAAGAAATGTGCTTATGGAAAATCGTTATGGACTTACAGAAATATTGAAG TACACATTGCAGCACATAAATGATCTTTCACACCATATTGAATTGCCTTGGGCATTATCTAAAGCCGAGGGTATCTATTGTCAATTAATGTCAGTTGCGGACCAGTTGCCTGATAATGTTCGCGTAATAATTGGACTTGAACCTATGAATAAAACGTCACCAATAAGTGAAATAGAAAATGGTGAAGCTTCTGGTCATAATCTCGTAATTGATGGAGCTGATGAAGCTGATAGTAATTCAAGGAGAGATAGTACAGAAAGCGGCaatattaattttgaagatAATGAAGTTTTGTTCGAACGCGGATTAAATTTATCGTACATGTGA
- the LOC100644275 gene encoding TBC1 domain family member 15 isoform X1: MRRNQPLFVQAADLYKNTSKMFEPTEQGKDLCIHTGVVLRSANTREDEVHSLGTLNIVEYSFGKCIEWKPIEDSVVSENQDQDPEWSLVDTHIRRTRTSSEGPDSFGRTRTVRILFSDLNSFRVNHGGQQLIFMQKDGTTYVAFFQLSNAESFVNSLKGFIKFVKSRTNRNLYIVVDEVQSVLSKSFAELDLFQENTSDYVWKFVKNLHNRPYETTLEAFSKLADICLYKDPAKRPVEEAVADILNNSFTIDVPPLPVSVGSGEEYEMIGEHELGVVLPPRPACPRGTPLSQEQWNKYKDPEERILNPQEVKEIIFHGGIVPSLRFEVWKFLLNYYPWNSTHIERLELKKKKTDEYFMMKLQWKSMTPVQENNFSDYRDRKSLIEKDVNRTDRTHPYYSGDNNPHLAQLYDILMTYVMYNFDLGYVQGMSDLLSPILCLMESEVDAFWCFVGFMNKVSTNFEIDQAGMKAQLCQLYTLLSTTDPQLAHYLNKHDSGNMFFCFRWLLVLFKREFNAVDIMRLWEVLWTDLPCKNFHLLLCAAILDTERNVLMENRYGLTEILKYTLQHINDLSHHIELPWALSKAEGIYCQLMSVADQLPDNVRVIIGLEPMNKTSPISEIENGEASGHNLVIDGADEADSNSRRDSTESGNINFEDNEVLFERGLNLSYM; this comes from the exons ATGCGACGAAATCAGCCATTATTCGTTCAGGCTGctgatttatacaaaaatacatCTAAAATGTTTGAGCCGACAGAACAGGGAAAG gATTTATGCATTCATACGGGAGTTGTACTACGAAGTGCAAACACAAGAGAAGATGAGGTTCATAGTCTAGGCACATTAAATATCGTTGAATAT AGTTTTGGCAAATGTATAGAATGGAAACCCATAGAAGACTCTGTAGTATCAGAGAATCAAGATCAAGACCCAGAATGGTCTTTGGTAGATACTCATATCAGACGTACGCGTACTTCGTCGGAAGGACCAGATTCGTTTGGTCGTACAAGGACTGTTAGAATTTTGTTCTCAGATTTAAACTCCTTTCGTGTAAATCATGGGGGGCAGCAGCTTATATTTATGCAAAAGGATGGTACTACCTATGTTGCCTTCTTCCAGCTATCTAATGCTGAAAGTTTTGTAAATTCTCTAAAaggatttattaaatttgtaaagtcTCGTACAAACAGAAATTTGTACATTGTAGTGGATGAGGTCCAATCAGTACTAAGTAAATCATTTGCTGAATTGGACTTATTTCAAGAGAACACTTCAGATTATGTttggaaatttgtaaaaaatttacataacCGTCCATATGAAACAACACTGGAAGCATTTAGTAAACTGGCAGATATCTGCT TATACAAAGACCCTGCTAAACGTCCAGTCGAAGAAGCAGTTGcggatatattaaataattcttttacaaTTGATGTTCCTCCTCTACCAGTATCAGTAGGTTCTGGGGAGGAATATGAAATGATTGGGGAACATGAATTGGGTGTAGTATTACCCCCAAGACCAGCTTGTCCGAGAG GTACTCCACTGTCACAAGAGCAGTGGAACAAATATAAGGATCCGgaagaaagaattttaaatcCTCAAGAagtgaaagaaattatttttcatggg ggTATTGTACCATCATTACGTTTCGAAGtgtggaaatttttattaaattattatccaTGGAATTCTACGCATATTGAAAGGTTAGaacttaaaaaaaagaagactgaTGAATACTTCATGATGAAATTACAATGGAAGTCAATGACGCCTGTACAAGAGAATAATTTCTCTGATTACCGAGATCGAAAGAGTTTGATAG aaaaggaTGTGAATAGAACAGATAGAACGCATCCGTACTACTCGGGTGATAACAATCCTCATTTAGCACAATTATATGATATTCTTATGACCTATGTAATGTACAATTTTGATTTGGGATACGTTCAAGGCATGAGCGATCTTCTGAGTCCTATTTTATGTTTAATGGAAAGTGAGGTTGATGCGTTTTGGTGCTTTGTTGGTTTTATGAACAAAGTG AGTACCAATTTTGAAATAGACCAAGCTGGGATGAAGGCCCAATTGTGCCAATTATATACTCTTCTGAGTACTACAGATCCACAATTAGCACATTACTTGAATAAGCACGATTCAGGAAATATGTTCTTTTGCTTTCGTTGGCTTTTGGTACTATTTAAAAGAGAATTCAACGCGGTTGATATAATGAGATTATGGGAAGTATTATGGACTGATTTACCATGTAAGAATTTCCATCTCCTTTTATGCGCAGCTATTTTGGATACAGAAAGAAATGTGCTTATGGAAAATCGTTATGGACTTACAGAAATATTGAAG TACACATTGCAGCACATAAATGATCTTTCACACCATATTGAATTGCCTTGGGCATTATCTAAAGCCGAGGGTATCTATTGTCAATTAATGTCAGTTGCGGACCAGTTGCCTGATAATGTTCGCGTAATAATTGGACTTGAACCTATGAATAAAACGTCACCAATAAGTGAAATAGAAAATGGTGAAGCTTCTGGTCATAATCTCGTAATTGATGGAGCTGATGAAGCTGATAGTAATTCAAGGAGAGATAGTACAGAAAGCGGCaatattaattttgaagatAATGAAGTTTTGTTCGAACGCGGATTAAATTTATCGTACATGTGA
- the LOC100644275 gene encoding TBC1 domain family member 15 isoform X3 produces MDLCIHTGVVLRSANTREDEVHSLGTLNIVEYSFGKCIEWKPIEDSVVSENQDQDPEWSLVDTHIRRTRTSSEGPDSFGRTRTVRILFSDLNSFRVNHGGQQLIFMQKDGTTYVAFFQLSNAESFVNSLKGFIKFVKSRTNRNLYIVVDEVQSVLSKSFAELDLFQENTSDYVWKFVKNLHNRPYETTLEAFSKLADICLYKDPAKRPVEEAVADILNNSFTIDVPPLPVSVGSGEEYEMIGEHELGVVLPPRPACPRGTPLSQEQWNKYKDPEERILNPQEVKEIIFHGGIVPSLRFEVWKFLLNYYPWNSTHIERLELKKKKTDEYFMMKLQWKSMTPVQENNFSDYRDRKSLIEKDVNRTDRTHPYYSGDNNPHLAQLYDILMTYVMYNFDLGYVQGMSDLLSPILCLMESEVDAFWCFVGFMNKVSTNFEIDQAGMKAQLCQLYTLLSTTDPQLAHYLNKHDSGNMFFCFRWLLVLFKREFNAVDIMRLWEVLWTDLPCKNFHLLLCAAILDTERNVLMENRYGLTEILKYTLQHINDLSHHIELPWALSKAEGIYCQLMSVADQLPDNVRVIIGLEPMNKTSPISEIENGEASGHNLVIDGADEADSNSRRDSTESGNINFEDNEVLFERGLNLSYM; encoded by the exons ATG gATTTATGCATTCATACGGGAGTTGTACTACGAAGTGCAAACACAAGAGAAGATGAGGTTCATAGTCTAGGCACATTAAATATCGTTGAATAT AGTTTTGGCAAATGTATAGAATGGAAACCCATAGAAGACTCTGTAGTATCAGAGAATCAAGATCAAGACCCAGAATGGTCTTTGGTAGATACTCATATCAGACGTACGCGTACTTCGTCGGAAGGACCAGATTCGTTTGGTCGTACAAGGACTGTTAGAATTTTGTTCTCAGATTTAAACTCCTTTCGTGTAAATCATGGGGGGCAGCAGCTTATATTTATGCAAAAGGATGGTACTACCTATGTTGCCTTCTTCCAGCTATCTAATGCTGAAAGTTTTGTAAATTCTCTAAAaggatttattaaatttgtaaagtcTCGTACAAACAGAAATTTGTACATTGTAGTGGATGAGGTCCAATCAGTACTAAGTAAATCATTTGCTGAATTGGACTTATTTCAAGAGAACACTTCAGATTATGTttggaaatttgtaaaaaatttacataacCGTCCATATGAAACAACACTGGAAGCATTTAGTAAACTGGCAGATATCTGCT TATACAAAGACCCTGCTAAACGTCCAGTCGAAGAAGCAGTTGcggatatattaaataattcttttacaaTTGATGTTCCTCCTCTACCAGTATCAGTAGGTTCTGGGGAGGAATATGAAATGATTGGGGAACATGAATTGGGTGTAGTATTACCCCCAAGACCAGCTTGTCCGAGAG GTACTCCACTGTCACAAGAGCAGTGGAACAAATATAAGGATCCGgaagaaagaattttaaatcCTCAAGAagtgaaagaaattatttttcatggg ggTATTGTACCATCATTACGTTTCGAAGtgtggaaatttttattaaattattatccaTGGAATTCTACGCATATTGAAAGGTTAGaacttaaaaaaaagaagactgaTGAATACTTCATGATGAAATTACAATGGAAGTCAATGACGCCTGTACAAGAGAATAATTTCTCTGATTACCGAGATCGAAAGAGTTTGATAG aaaaggaTGTGAATAGAACAGATAGAACGCATCCGTACTACTCGGGTGATAACAATCCTCATTTAGCACAATTATATGATATTCTTATGACCTATGTAATGTACAATTTTGATTTGGGATACGTTCAAGGCATGAGCGATCTTCTGAGTCCTATTTTATGTTTAATGGAAAGTGAGGTTGATGCGTTTTGGTGCTTTGTTGGTTTTATGAACAAAGTG AGTACCAATTTTGAAATAGACCAAGCTGGGATGAAGGCCCAATTGTGCCAATTATATACTCTTCTGAGTACTACAGATCCACAATTAGCACATTACTTGAATAAGCACGATTCAGGAAATATGTTCTTTTGCTTTCGTTGGCTTTTGGTACTATTTAAAAGAGAATTCAACGCGGTTGATATAATGAGATTATGGGAAGTATTATGGACTGATTTACCATGTAAGAATTTCCATCTCCTTTTATGCGCAGCTATTTTGGATACAGAAAGAAATGTGCTTATGGAAAATCGTTATGGACTTACAGAAATATTGAAG TACACATTGCAGCACATAAATGATCTTTCACACCATATTGAATTGCCTTGGGCATTATCTAAAGCCGAGGGTATCTATTGTCAATTAATGTCAGTTGCGGACCAGTTGCCTGATAATGTTCGCGTAATAATTGGACTTGAACCTATGAATAAAACGTCACCAATAAGTGAAATAGAAAATGGTGAAGCTTCTGGTCATAATCTCGTAATTGATGGAGCTGATGAAGCTGATAGTAATTCAAGGAGAGATAGTACAGAAAGCGGCaatattaattttgaagatAATGAAGTTTTGTTCGAACGCGGATTAAATTTATCGTACATGTGA
- the LOC100644275 gene encoding TBC1 domain family member 15 isoform X2: MRRNQPLFVQAADLYKNTSKMFEPTEQGKDLCIHTGVVLRSANTREDEVHSLGTLNIVEYSFGKCIEWKPIEDSVVSENQDQDPEWSLVDTHIRRTRTSSEGPDSFGRTRTVRILFSDLNSFRVNHGGQQLIFMQKDGTTYVAFFQLSNAESFVNSLKGFIKFVKSRTNRNLYIVVDEVQSVLSKSFAELDLFQENTSDYVWKFVKNLHNRPYETTLEAFSKLADICLYKDPAKRPVEEAVADILNNSFTIDVPPLPVSVGSGEEYEMIGEHELGVVLPPRPACPRGTPLSQEQWNKYKDPEERILNPQEVKEIIFHGGIVPSLRFEVWKFLLNYYPWNSTHIERLELKKKKTDEYFMMKLQWKSMTPVQENNFSDYRDRKSLIEKDVNRTDRTHPYYSGDNNPHLAQLYDILMTYVMYNFDLGYVQGMSDLLSPILCLMESEVDAFWCFVGFMNKVSTNFEIDQAGMKAQLCQLYTLLSTTDPQLAHYLNKHDSGNMFFCFRWLLVLFKREFNAVDIMRLWEVLWTDLPCKNFHLLLCAAILDTERNVLMENRYGLTEILKHINDLSHHIELPWALSKAEGIYCQLMSVADQLPDNVRVIIGLEPMNKTSPISEIENGEASGHNLVIDGADEADSNSRRDSTESGNINFEDNEVLFERGLNLSYM; this comes from the exons ATGCGACGAAATCAGCCATTATTCGTTCAGGCTGctgatttatacaaaaatacatCTAAAATGTTTGAGCCGACAGAACAGGGAAAG gATTTATGCATTCATACGGGAGTTGTACTACGAAGTGCAAACACAAGAGAAGATGAGGTTCATAGTCTAGGCACATTAAATATCGTTGAATAT AGTTTTGGCAAATGTATAGAATGGAAACCCATAGAAGACTCTGTAGTATCAGAGAATCAAGATCAAGACCCAGAATGGTCTTTGGTAGATACTCATATCAGACGTACGCGTACTTCGTCGGAAGGACCAGATTCGTTTGGTCGTACAAGGACTGTTAGAATTTTGTTCTCAGATTTAAACTCCTTTCGTGTAAATCATGGGGGGCAGCAGCTTATATTTATGCAAAAGGATGGTACTACCTATGTTGCCTTCTTCCAGCTATCTAATGCTGAAAGTTTTGTAAATTCTCTAAAaggatttattaaatttgtaaagtcTCGTACAAACAGAAATTTGTACATTGTAGTGGATGAGGTCCAATCAGTACTAAGTAAATCATTTGCTGAATTGGACTTATTTCAAGAGAACACTTCAGATTATGTttggaaatttgtaaaaaatttacataacCGTCCATATGAAACAACACTGGAAGCATTTAGTAAACTGGCAGATATCTGCT TATACAAAGACCCTGCTAAACGTCCAGTCGAAGAAGCAGTTGcggatatattaaataattcttttacaaTTGATGTTCCTCCTCTACCAGTATCAGTAGGTTCTGGGGAGGAATATGAAATGATTGGGGAACATGAATTGGGTGTAGTATTACCCCCAAGACCAGCTTGTCCGAGAG GTACTCCACTGTCACAAGAGCAGTGGAACAAATATAAGGATCCGgaagaaagaattttaaatcCTCAAGAagtgaaagaaattatttttcatggg ggTATTGTACCATCATTACGTTTCGAAGtgtggaaatttttattaaattattatccaTGGAATTCTACGCATATTGAAAGGTTAGaacttaaaaaaaagaagactgaTGAATACTTCATGATGAAATTACAATGGAAGTCAATGACGCCTGTACAAGAGAATAATTTCTCTGATTACCGAGATCGAAAGAGTTTGATAG aaaaggaTGTGAATAGAACAGATAGAACGCATCCGTACTACTCGGGTGATAACAATCCTCATTTAGCACAATTATATGATATTCTTATGACCTATGTAATGTACAATTTTGATTTGGGATACGTTCAAGGCATGAGCGATCTTCTGAGTCCTATTTTATGTTTAATGGAAAGTGAGGTTGATGCGTTTTGGTGCTTTGTTGGTTTTATGAACAAAGTG AGTACCAATTTTGAAATAGACCAAGCTGGGATGAAGGCCCAATTGTGCCAATTATATACTCTTCTGAGTACTACAGATCCACAATTAGCACATTACTTGAATAAGCACGATTCAGGAAATATGTTCTTTTGCTTTCGTTGGCTTTTGGTACTATTTAAAAGAGAATTCAACGCGGTTGATATAATGAGATTATGGGAAGTATTATGGACTGATTTACCATGTAAGAATTTCCATCTCCTTTTATGCGCAGCTATTTTGGATACAGAAAGAAATGTGCTTATGGAAAATCGTTATGGACTTACAGAAATATTGAAG CACATAAATGATCTTTCACACCATATTGAATTGCCTTGGGCATTATCTAAAGCCGAGGGTATCTATTGTCAATTAATGTCAGTTGCGGACCAGTTGCCTGATAATGTTCGCGTAATAATTGGACTTGAACCTATGAATAAAACGTCACCAATAAGTGAAATAGAAAATGGTGAAGCTTCTGGTCATAATCTCGTAATTGATGGAGCTGATGAAGCTGATAGTAATTCAAGGAGAGATAGTACAGAAAGCGGCaatattaattttgaagatAATGAAGTTTTGTTCGAACGCGGATTAAATTTATCGTACATGTGA
- the LOC100644385 gene encoding gem-associated protein 8, whose amino-acid sequence MEFVGIKRGRSRKKTRNLKKQRSQQIKFEVKFAKRRGLISDRNIFVAKEKLIVNTMQANSFWENYTAAQEWQKRHSITWWRTRCIALEYENQILKDKLKSLVCQNSQQYTSHKRKKSGFKYQNGEGKCEETRFNEEAENLEFHIDEEMLSFLEQSMRHKFELKKLRESETCIKKRKEEEETIQGGATWMHARNSNAKLLYGEASPTILAMETALQTTVDRHRDKAKPQYWPIISLKP is encoded by the exons ATGGAGTTTGTTGGTATAAAACGTGGGAGAAGTCGAAAAAAaacgagaaatttgaaaaagcaaCGTAGTCAACAAATAAAGTTTGAGGTTAAGTTTGCGAAACGTCGTGGATTGATTTCGGATCGTAATATTTTCGTTgctaaagaaaaattaattgtcAATACGATGCAAGCTAATTCATTTTGGGAAAATTACACAGCTGCTCAAGAATGGCAAAAAAG GCATAGCATAACTTGGTGGAGAACACGATGTATTGCGCTGGAATATGAGAAccaaatattaaaagataaattaaaatcttTGGTATGCCAAAACAGTCAACAGTATACATCACACAAACGGAAAAAGAGTGGATTTAAGTATCAGAATGGAGAAGGAAAATGTGAAGAAACCAGATTTAACGAAGAAGCagaaaatttggaatttcatATAGATGAAGAAATGCTGAGTTTTTTAGAGCAAAGTATGAGacataaatttgaattgaaaaaattaagaGAATCTGAAACatgtattaaaaaaagaaaagaagaggaagagactATCCAAGGAGGAGCCACATGGATGCATGCAAGAAATAGTAACGCAAAATTATTATATGGTGAAGCTAGCCCTACGATATTAGCAATGGAAACTGCTCTTCAAACTACGGTTGATAGACACAGAGACAAAGCAAAACCTCAGTATTGGccaattatttctttaaaaccaTAA